The Campylobacterota bacterium genome window below encodes:
- the soxZ gene encoding thiosulfate oxidation carrier complex protein SoxZ has protein sequence MKTLIKIKPKDYKAGEIVKIDFMAMHPMETGMRKDKDSGQLIPAHYIDEVKFMFNDQLVTKMVIWESLSVNPLMSISFKVPGEGTLKVIAKDNKGQSVESTAKITPKG, from the coding sequence ATGAAAACACTGATCAAAATCAAACCCAAAGATTACAAAGCAGGCGAAATCGTCAAAATCGATTTCATGGCGATGCATCCGATGGAAACGGGGATGCGTAAAGACAAAGACAGCGGCCAGCTGATCCCCGCGCACTACATCGACGAAGTCAAATTCATGTTCAACGACCAGCTCGTTACGAAAATGGTGATCTGGGAATCACTGTCGGTCAACCCGTTGATGAGCATCAGCTTCAAAGTCCCGGGTGAGGGGACGCTGAAAGTTATCGCCAAAGATAACAAAGGGCAAAGCGTCGAGAGTACCGCGAAAATTACTCCCAAAGGATAA
- the soxY gene encoding thiosulfate oxidation carrier protein SoxY, translating to MQRRSFLKGFGVAAACAAVLPHIASAAEEKRPAGPNEMNYNTAVAAITGGKPLVASAKVKMEAPEIAENGAVVPVKVTVESPMTQKDYVKAIHVLASKNGNVRCANIYLTPANGEAFFGTRVKLGGTQDVVAIAEMSDGTFLTAKQNVKVTIGGCG from the coding sequence ATGCAACGCAGATCATTTTTAAAAGGTTTCGGAGTAGCCGCGGCGTGTGCCGCGGTTCTGCCGCACATCGCATCGGCCGCGGAGGAAAAACGCCCCGCAGGCCCGAATGAAATGAACTATAACACGGCGGTTGCCGCCATTACCGGCGGAAAACCCCTTGTTGCTTCGGCAAAAGTAAAAATGGAAGCTCCCGAGATCGCCGAAAACGGTGCGGTCGTGCCGGTGAAAGTGACGGTTGAGAGCCCGATGACCCAGAAAGATTACGTCAAGGCGATCCACGTCCTCGCGTCGAAAAACGGTAACGTCCGCTGCGCGAACATCTACCTCACCCCGGCAAACGGCGAAGCGTTTTTCGGAACCCGTGTCAAACTCGGCGGAACGCAGGACGTCGTTGCGATCGCGGAAATGAGCGACGGAACGTTCCTTACGGCGAAACAAAACGTCAAAGTGACCATCGGCGGGTGCGGTTGA
- the soxX gene encoding sulfur oxidation c-type cytochrome SoxX: MRKVMMLGFATLLSAADLSQAIESPDATAILKKDALPAAKAYVMPEGCISNDPAAIARGKYIFHNLNGKDAKENPPEGLSRTLPNGKEKQMGNCVACHNIEGAVGYGNIGPDLTNYKELYVNSGVRNAQFVYQKIADPRIDNAKTHMTVNLTNGLMNEREVCDLSSYIMAVKK, translated from the coding sequence ATGCGAAAAGTGATGATGCTCGGATTCGCGACGCTGTTGAGTGCCGCCGATCTGTCGCAGGCGATTGAAAGTCCCGACGCGACGGCAATACTCAAAAAAGACGCGCTACCGGCGGCGAAAGCCTATGTGATGCCCGAAGGGTGCATCAGTAACGATCCCGCAGCGATTGCACGCGGAAAATACATTTTCCACAACCTCAACGGCAAAGACGCGAAAGAGAATCCCCCCGAAGGGCTCAGCCGTACTTTACCCAACGGTAAAGAGAAACAAATGGGCAACTGTGTCGCCTGTCACAACATCGAGGGTGCCGTCGGATACGGAAACATCGGTCCGGATTTGACCAATTACAAAGAACTGTATGTCAACAGCGGCGTCCGTAACGCCCAGTTCGTTTACCAGAAAATCGCCGATCCCCGTATCGACAACGCGAAAACGCACATGACGGTAAACCTCACCAACGGTCTGATGAACGAGCGCGAAGTGTGCGATCTTTCATCGTATATCATGGCTGTCAAAAAATAA
- a CDS encoding HAMP domain-containing sensor histidine kinase, with protein MNDNRYAIKNAFLYTMLVAVLMLVPTYVYVTYMKYVHEIQYEHKLKRQSHLILRAMEEFDPKEQSVFEYPRFRSFQSGLYDVHFNPIFTLIKTPIEFQEAGYHIREGYAYLIVPLPERRYFDATYLVLRGELSYVHIYQDVVMILFSIAALIFVLSLFFLDRFALPFQRLNERLDRFIKDSMHEINTPLAIINVNIDLYNRSNPPNKYLQRIKAATKTLATLYNDMDYLIKNERLSFEYDMIDLSGYLQERCDYFVEVAALKNITILPRIEEGVRIFFNPTQLQRIIDNNLSNAIKYSHEGGTIDVILERTGEGCAMRFRDKGIGIEDVERIFERYYRENKDKGGFGIGLNIVKSIVDKAGIELSIDSVYGKGSTFSYRFTPPLYLPD; from the coding sequence TTGAACGATAACCGTTACGCGATCAAAAACGCTTTTTTGTATACGATGCTCGTGGCGGTACTGATGCTGGTACCGACCTACGTGTACGTCACCTATATGAAATACGTGCACGAAATCCAGTACGAGCACAAGCTCAAGCGCCAGTCCCACCTCATTTTGCGGGCGATGGAGGAGTTCGATCCCAAAGAGCAGAGCGTTTTCGAATACCCCCGTTTCCGCTCGTTTCAGTCGGGGCTTTACGACGTCCATTTCAATCCGATTTTCACCCTCATCAAAACCCCCATCGAGTTTCAGGAAGCGGGGTACCACATACGGGAAGGATACGCCTACCTGATCGTTCCGCTCCCGGAGAGACGCTACTTTGACGCGACGTATCTCGTTTTGCGGGGTGAACTCTCCTACGTCCACATTTATCAGGATGTTGTGATGATCCTCTTCTCCATCGCGGCGCTCATCTTTGTACTCTCGCTTTTTTTTCTCGACCGGTTCGCCCTGCCGTTTCAGCGGCTGAACGAACGGCTGGACCGCTTCATCAAAGATTCGATGCACGAGATCAACACGCCGCTGGCCATCATCAACGTCAACATCGACCTCTACAACCGTTCCAACCCGCCGAACAAATATCTCCAGAGGATCAAGGCGGCGACGAAAACGCTTGCCACGCTCTACAACGACATGGATTACCTGATCAAGAACGAACGCCTCTCGTTCGAATACGACATGATCGATCTGAGCGGTTATCTGCAGGAACGGTGCGACTATTTCGTCGAAGTGGCCGCACTCAAAAACATCACCATTCTTCCCCGGATCGAGGAGGGGGTCCGGATCTTTTTCAATCCGACCCAGTTGCAGCGGATCATCGACAACAACCTCTCCAACGCGATCAAGTATTCCCACGAGGGGGGAACCATCGACGTGATTCTGGAACGGACGGGCGAGGGGTGCGCGATGCGTTTCCGGGACAAAGGGATCGGGATCGAAGACGTGGAGCGGATTTTCGAACGCTACTACCGCGAAAACAAGGACAAGGGGGGCTTCGGGATCGGGCTCAACATCGTCAAATCGATCGTCGACAAAGCCGGGATCGAGCTCTCCATCGATTCGGTCTACGGAAAAGGGAGTACCTTTTCGTATCGTTTCACCCCTCCTCTTTATCTGCCCGACTGA
- a CDS encoding response regulator transcription factor, which translates to MKVLLLEDEYMLRVSITEFLEEMGFEVDGFANGEKAYDAIYETHYDLYLLDVNVPGIDGFSLLRTLRKEGNKTPAIFLTSMVNVSDLQEGYKSGCCDYIRKPFDLTELQLRIMHALKSYYHQGENVIDFGGGLVYDTENFTLTHNGESIALSKTEKEIFSVLLKHTNQVVSVEMFQDEIWGEYVDPANIRVQINNLRKKLPIDIIQNRRGLGYILER; encoded by the coding sequence ATGAAAGTGTTGCTGCTCGAAGACGAATACATGCTGCGCGTCAGCATTACCGAATTTCTCGAAGAGATGGGATTCGAGGTTGACGGCTTTGCTAACGGTGAAAAAGCCTACGACGCGATTTACGAGACCCACTACGATCTGTATCTGCTCGACGTCAACGTTCCGGGAATCGACGGGTTCTCGCTGTTGCGGACGCTGCGCAAAGAGGGGAATAAGACCCCCGCGATTTTTCTTACCTCGATGGTCAACGTCTCGGATTTGCAGGAGGGGTACAAATCGGGATGCTGCGATTACATCCGCAAACCGTTCGATCTCACCGAGTTGCAGCTGCGGATCATGCACGCGCTCAAAAGTTATTATCACCAGGGGGAAAACGTCATCGATTTCGGGGGCGGCCTCGTCTACGATACCGAAAATTTCACCCTGACCCACAACGGGGAGAGTATCGCCCTCTCCAAAACCGAAAAAGAGATCTTTTCGGTGCTGCTCAAGCACACCAATCAGGTTGTCTCCGTCGAGATGTTCCAGGACGAGATATGGGGCGAGTACGTCGATCCCGCCAACATCCGCGTCCAGATCAACAACCTGCGCAAAAAACTGCCGATCGACATCATCCAAAACCGTCGCGGACTGGGGTACATCCTTGAACGATAA
- a CDS encoding cache domain-containing protein: MMDRIVRLFADKRVIAAVFLAIMVVLGGVFWYLEKKVTSQTLERLSDQLSLALENQLEKERSSALRYALILSQNTALSDALEQEDEDRGFEILSEVMESIKLYTDALIRSQVITADYVIFARSWDNSYAGMPLDFHRPDLLYFQNHKKPRSAIEVGRKLGVKATVPVYHAEKMIGFVEVVSFFETTEEYFERLGIDLYILMEDRFFNTAVFMQENPAIGKEYILANPKYTQSDLKLLEGIDFKALRHARVLYSGGRYLFYEPMKNGSGETIGAFVFSLTPKQISTYAHSDEEDISFLIHLTRNELYDVMTKKTFDNAQFQSSYDKELLYLKDVVPAEDRELFLEEARERLNAYSKEELIGIMLDYKVSKEIKGEIR, from the coding sequence ATGATGGACCGAATCGTACGCCTGTTTGCCGATAAAAGGGTGATTGCCGCCGTCTTTTTGGCGATCATGGTCGTTTTGGGCGGGGTGTTTTGGTACCTGGAGAAAAAAGTGACGTCGCAGACGCTCGAACGCCTGAGCGATCAGCTCTCACTGGCACTGGAAAACCAGCTCGAGAAAGAGCGTTCCTCGGCGCTGCGCTATGCGCTCATTTTAAGCCAGAACACCGCACTCAGCGACGCACTCGAACAAGAAGACGAAGACCGGGGATTCGAGATTCTCTCGGAGGTGATGGAGTCGATCAAACTCTACACCGACGCGCTGATCCGATCGCAGGTCATCACCGCCGATTACGTGATTTTTGCCCGCAGCTGGGACAATTCGTATGCGGGGATGCCGCTCGATTTTCACCGTCCCGATCTCCTCTATTTCCAAAACCATAAAAAGCCCCGTTCCGCGATCGAAGTGGGGCGTAAACTGGGGGTAAAAGCAACGGTTCCGGTGTATCATGCGGAGAAGATGATCGGGTTTGTCGAAGTCGTTTCGTTTTTTGAAACGACCGAAGAGTATTTCGAACGGCTTGGGATCGATCTCTACATCCTGATGGAAGACCGTTTTTTCAATACCGCCGTCTTTATGCAGGAAAACCCCGCCATCGGCAAAGAGTACATTCTGGCCAACCCAAAATATACCCAAAGCGATCTCAAGCTCCTCGAGGGGATCGATTTCAAGGCGCTCCGTCATGCCCGGGTACTTTACAGCGGGGGGCGCTACCTGTTTTACGAACCGATGAAAAACGGTTCGGGAGAGACGATCGGGGCGTTTGTCTTTTCGCTCACCCCCAAACAGATTTCGACCTATGCCCATTCGGATGAGGAGGATATTTCGTTTTTGATCCACCTCACCCGCAACGAGCTCTACGACGTCATGACGAAAAAGACCTTTGATAACGCGCAATTCCAGAGCAGCTACGACAAAGAGCTGCTCTATCTCAAAGACGTGGTTCCGGCGGAAGACCGAGAACTGTTTCTGGAAGAGGCGAGGGAGCGTTTGAACGCCTATTCAAAAGAGGAACTGATCGGGATCATGCTCGATTATAAAGTGAGCAAAGAGATCAAAGGAGAGATACGATGA
- the flhB gene encoding flagellar biosynthesis protein FlhB, which produces MADDMEKTEDPTAKKLSDARAEGNVAKSQDIVGVVALFMAILGLLMMFNFIAERVLDLSRYYLSLMTREIDRELLMDMAVITFREFLIMALPISLIVAIAGVAGNVIQFGFNFTTKPLFPNFSKLDPIKGFANLFTLHKLMESIKITLKSMTAMGIGFLFFWYYIQELPTVALFSLGDQLSWLRDKAIVLASVMLIIIFVYAIADLFLTRKQYFDKLKMSKQEIKDEMKNMEGDPHVKAKIRQIQFQAARKRMMAAVPTADVVITNPTHYAVAIVYDETKHHAPVVVAKGVDNIAIQIKKIARENGVHIVQNPPLARSLYKEVDIDRPIPEMLFAAVAEVLAYVYKMGKKRKG; this is translated from the coding sequence ATGGCAGACGATATGGAAAAAACCGAAGACCCCACCGCCAAGAAACTCTCCGACGCCCGGGCCGAGGGGAACGTCGCCAAAAGTCAGGACATCGTCGGCGTCGTCGCTTTGTTCATGGCAATCCTGGGATTGCTGATGATGTTCAACTTTATTGCCGAGAGGGTGCTGGACCTTTCGCGGTACTACCTCTCGCTGATGACGCGCGAAATCGACCGGGAACTGTTGATGGACATGGCGGTGATCACGTTTCGGGAATTTTTGATCATGGCCCTTCCGATCAGCCTCATCGTCGCCATTGCCGGGGTTGCCGGCAACGTCATTCAGTTCGGATTCAATTTTACGACCAAGCCGCTGTTTCCCAATTTTTCCAAGCTCGATCCGATCAAAGGGTTTGCGAATCTTTTTACCCTGCACAAACTGATGGAATCGATCAAGATTACCCTCAAATCCATGACTGCCATGGGGATAGGGTTTTTGTTTTTCTGGTACTACATCCAGGAACTGCCTACCGTCGCGCTCTTCTCGCTCGGCGACCAGCTCTCCTGGCTGCGGGACAAGGCGATCGTCCTCGCATCGGTCATGCTCATCATTATTTTCGTCTACGCGATCGCCGATTTGTTCCTGACCCGCAAGCAATACTTCGACAAACTCAAAATGTCGAAGCAGGAGATAAAAGACGAAATGAAAAACATGGAAGGGGATCCGCACGTCAAGGCCAAAATCCGCCAGATCCAGTTCCAGGCGGCGCGCAAGCGGATGATGGCCGCCGTCCCCACCGCCGATGTCGTCATCACCAATCCCACCCATTACGCCGTCGCCATCGTCTACGACGAAACCAAACACCACGCCCCCGTCGTCGTCGCCAAAGGGGTGGACAACATCGCGATCCAGATCAAAAAGATCGCCCGTGAAAACGGGGTGCACATCGTGCAGAATCCGCCGCTGGCAAGATCGCTTTACAAAGAGGTCGACATCGACCGCCCGATCCCCGAGATGCTGTTCGCCGCGGTGGCCGAAGTGTTGGCATACGTCTACAAAATGGGCAAGAAGCGCAAGGGGTAG
- the nadC gene encoding carboxylating nicotinate-nucleotide diphosphorylase: MIEQFIREVLAEDVGRGDLYARVSAPVPASAKIIAKSDGVLAGEEYLRVLAKMENFTLTWHVHDGERFVKGDVLMELSGDSHTLLRIERTLLNMLLHASSIATLTRRYVDLIAPYGTKLLDTRKTRPLLRNFEKYATRIGGATNHRMGLDDALMLKDTHLKTISDLEGFMAEARRKIPFTSKIEIEAEDADMAKRAMAAGADIVMCDNMTPEALAAIVAYKRENHPGVLLEASGNISLETIEGYAKTGVDAISTGSLIHQAAWIDLSMKMD; encoded by the coding sequence ATGATCGAACAATTCATCCGCGAAGTGCTGGCCGAAGACGTCGGACGCGGCGACCTCTACGCCCGCGTTTCGGCGCCTGTTCCCGCAAGCGCGAAAATCATCGCCAAAAGCGATGGGGTGCTGGCGGGCGAAGAGTATCTCCGGGTTCTTGCAAAGATGGAAAATTTCACGCTGACGTGGCATGTGCACGACGGCGAACGTTTCGTCAAAGGGGACGTGCTGATGGAGCTTTCGGGAGATTCGCATACGCTGCTGCGGATTGAGCGGACTTTGCTGAACATGCTGCTGCATGCCAGCTCGATCGCAACGCTGACGCGGAGGTACGTCGATCTCATCGCCCCCTACGGGACCAAACTCCTCGATACCCGCAAAACCCGGCCGCTGCTGCGCAATTTTGAAAAATACGCCACCCGCATCGGCGGGGCGACGAATCACCGGATGGGGCTGGATGATGCGCTGATGCTCAAAGATACCCATCTCAAGACGATTTCCGACCTCGAAGGCTTTATGGCCGAAGCGCGCCGAAAGATCCCCTTCACCTCCAAAATCGAGATCGAAGCCGAAGATGCGGATATGGCCAAGCGGGCGATGGCGGCGGGAGCCGATATCGTCATGTGCGACAACATGACGCCCGAGGCGTTGGCCGCAATCGTCGCGTACAAACGCGAAAACCATCCGGGCGTATTGCTCGAAGCGAGCGGGAACATATCGCTTGAGACGATCGAGGGCTATGCCAAAACCGGAGTCGATGCGATCAGTACGGGATCGCTCATCCATCAGGCCGCCTGGATCGACCTGTCGATGAAAATGGATTGA
- the nadA gene encoding quinolinate synthase NadA produces MTTEELKAKIIDLKKRLSVTVVAHYYQRDEVFEMGDITGDSLELAKRTMADDKEFVVFCGVGFMGQSVKILSPEKRVVMPRIACCAMAKMIDGLYYDESIRKLEDAGIRAEDILPITYINSDASVKARVGKMGGMVCTSSNAKTIITKALAEGKKILFVPDRCLGQNIARQMGLKSCVIGDGSDPKEADIICYDGFCSVHQLFTPDDVDFFRAKYPGILIAVHPECDPAVCEKADFVGSTSQLIKYITELPAEQKVAVGTEFNMVNRLRPENTYVLSSTKPECPTMNETTLEDLYNALKAIEEGHPINEIEVDEDTAYWAKVALERMMAL; encoded by the coding sequence TTGACTACCGAAGAACTGAAAGCAAAGATTATCGACCTGAAAAAACGTCTCAGCGTTACCGTCGTTGCCCATTACTACCAGCGCGACGAAGTGTTCGAGATGGGGGACATTACCGGCGATTCGCTCGAACTGGCCAAACGGACGATGGCCGACGACAAGGAGTTCGTCGTTTTCTGCGGTGTCGGGTTCATGGGGCAGAGCGTCAAGATTCTCAGCCCCGAAAAACGGGTCGTCATGCCCCGCATCGCCTGCTGCGCGATGGCAAAAATGATCGACGGGCTCTACTACGACGAGTCGATCCGGAAGCTCGAAGACGCGGGAATCAGAGCGGAGGATATTCTGCCCATCACCTACATCAACTCCGATGCGAGCGTGAAAGCCCGCGTCGGCAAGATGGGCGGGATGGTGTGTACCAGTTCCAACGCCAAAACAATCATCACCAAGGCGCTTGCGGAGGGGAAAAAGATCCTGTTCGTCCCCGATCGCTGCCTGGGACAGAACATCGCACGTCAGATGGGGCTCAAATCGTGCGTCATCGGAGACGGGAGTGACCCCAAAGAGGCGGACATCATCTGCTATGACGGGTTTTGCTCGGTCCATCAGCTCTTTACCCCCGACGACGTCGATTTTTTCCGCGCCAAATATCCCGGAATCCTGATCGCAGTCCATCCCGAATGCGATCCCGCCGTCTGCGAGAAGGCCGATTTCGTCGGGTCGACGTCGCAGCTGATCAAATACATCACCGAGCTTCCCGCGGAGCAGAAAGTGGCGGTGGGGACCGAATTTAACATGGTCAACCGCCTGCGTCCCGAAAACACCTACGTCCTTTCATCCACGAAGCCAGAGTGCCCGACGATGAACGAAACGACGCTCGAAGACCTCTACAACGCCCTCAAAGCGATCGAAGAGGGGCACCCGATCAACGAGATCGAAGTGGACGAGGATACGGCATACTGGGCAAAAGTCGCCCTCGAGAGGATGATGGCGCTATGA